Part of the Candidatus Auribacterota bacterium genome, AGGGAGCAGTCTGTGTATATACGCCATCTGCGTGCCTTTTCGGACTACAGATCCTTTCCATCACATCTGCTACAAGGATGGAGGCTTGTTTTCGGTTGCTAAAATGTTTTTTGCAACCTTACTCGCCGATTTCGGGTTTAAGTAATGCCTCAAAATGCTTAGCTTTGTTGTTCTTTGGGTCGCGGAATCGATCGTCTTTTAGGAAACTGAATGAGCTGTATCGGTGGGTATTCCCTAGAAGCCCCAGAATGTCAGCCAGCGCACTCTTACCGCTACCCTTATTCCCAATGATTGCCACAAGTTCTGGATTCAGATTTAGAGAGCAATTAAACCATTTCTCTGGAAGACAGGAACCTTGAATTTTGGAAATCCGCAGCTCATCAACAACCCTTGTAGCATGAGACGCGACTCTCTCGATACTGGCTGGAATCATTCCAATAAAAACTCTGTCTGCAGGCTCATTCAGGATTTGGCATAACCCTTGGAATGTCGGATCTGCTTTGATCCATGTATATCGTCCTTCTGCTGGCTCAAAAAGCGATTCATAAGCATGGGAATCCGATCTGTGAATAGATGGTTTTTGAGACTGAAACTCAATGATGAAATCCTGAACTGACGAGTGCCTTTTACCAAGACCGAACTCTCTTGTACCCGGATTTCCAGAGAAGAGCATGTGCGACTTTTGGATGTAAAGTTTCCGTGTGAGATGGGCTTGCCCGTTCCAATTGCATTCGGAAAGGTCCTCATCCGCCGGTACAGCCATCAAGAACCTGTCCTTGAAACGAGAAGCTTGTCTGTTCAGAGCTTCCGTTACATTCTCATGTGCAACAACAGCATTCATCATTCCAATATAGAGATCACTCTTCCCTTGGAAAGTCTTGTGCTGTTTTTTCAGCCTCCGACCGAGCTCTTCTAGGTTCGCAAGGGTCAACGACCATCGCTCATCCTGGCTGTCCGGATTGGACTCTGCCGTGAATTTAAGCTCACGAAGAAAGTGTTCTTCGATTATAAATGGATCAATCTCATCAGAGAAAATAACGTGGAAGTTAACCCGGCTATCCGAACCGTTAGGTCGCGTGATAATTACCGATGTCCGAAATTCAATATTTGGCAGTAACAGTATTGCTTGTGCTTTTTCGGCCACGTCAGTCCCAACAAGCGTCTCAAGACGCCTTTTATCACTGAGGAGGGTTTTGAGGTGCTTGTATCCTTCGATTGAAAAATAATCCGTAATTCCAATAGCTGATATCTTCTTCTCAACCGCCCGCTCAAGCAGCGTCTTCGCATAGGCATTGAAATCATTGCCAAAGCCATTATTCAAGGCGGAAAAAGGGGTATGAACTTCGAGATCCCATTTTCTCCACTCGGAACCACGAGAATATTTAGATTTATCCATGGCTGAACCTCTTGCTGATTCGTGAGATACGAATCTCGCCTGAGATGAGCTTGGGCAGCAGCGCATCACGCAGGTCGGCGAGGGTGCTGGATTCTTCATGGTTTTGATGAATGAGCTCAAAATACCCGCGGACATGTTGATCGAACTTCTCTAAGATTGGGGGGGGCGGTACAACCTGCGCGCTCATATACGCGAGATTACGATTTAGCCCCGGTACAGCAGAATCAGCTCCGAGCGAGGCAAGATCTTGGGTTTGCAATGCGTAAAAGATAAAGTGGAGGCTGCTGCAGTCATTCTTGGGCACAACGTAAAAGGTTGTGTCGATCGGGGAAAAATCAGTAGGTGACCAAGTAACGATTCCGGGGTTGCCTTTCCGCCCAACGACAATACCTGGGCCATTCACGAGCTTCTCGTTATGCCAACCGACCTGCCCGTTTGAGCCGTAGACGGGGACGGTGCCTTGTTGGCGGCTATCTGTCTTCAATGCCTTTCCATAAGCAAGTTCCAGTAACTGCCCAAGCTTCTTGATCTCCCACCCCTTCGGAATCTCCCCCATCTCCGAGTCCTCGAAGGAGTCCGGGAAGAGGTCGGCGATGTGCTTGGGTAGGCCGGGGTCGCGGCCTGCGGCTTTGGCGCGGACGGGGTCAAAGGCCACGAACCATGACTTGAAGAGTGCCCGCGCCACTGCCTCCAACGTCTCGTTCATCTGCCGGTTCAGCTCGATCTTGTCGTCCAGCGTGCCAAGGATATGGGCGATGGAGCGTTGTTCAGAGAGAGGGGGGATCGGGACAATACACTCGGCAATGTCATCCGGGTTTACTGATGGATAAGCCGTCTTCTCCTCTGCAATCGAGGTCAAGTAATTGATGATTGGATTGCTTG contains:
- a CDS encoding restriction endonuclease subunit S → MAFNISHFGISQDELPSGWSTDRLDSLALFNPEQINSGYPHSQIAYLDISNVGQGVVGEASSLPLSSAPSRAKRIVRAHDSILSTVRPGNRAYAFLREAPENLVVSTGFAVLRARPQKADPRFVYYLATSNPIINYLTSIAEEKTAYPSVNPDDIAECIVPIPPLSEQRSIAHILGTLDDKIELNRQMNETLEAVARALFKSWFVAFDPVRAKAAGRDPGLPKHIADLFPDSFEDSEMGEIPKGWEIKKLGQLLELAYGKALKTDSRQQGTVPVYGSNGQVGWHNEKLVNGPGIVVGRKGNPGIVTWSPTDFSPIDTTFYVVPKNDCSSLHFIFYALQTQDLASLGADSAVPGLNRNLAYMSAQVVPPPPILEKFDQHVRGYFELIHQNHEESSTLADLRDALLPKLISGEIRISRISKRFSHG